GGGACCCAGACAGTGGTGGGGCCTAGGTGTCAGTGTGGTAATGTCCTGGCCTGGTGCGGACGACGTGATGGCCGCGTCGGGGGAGGGGGAGCACATGGGCTGGGCCGCCGGGGATTGCGACCGCGGAATCAGGTAGGGGTTTAAGGAGTGAACTGGCTGCATCTGCATGTGATTAGACCATGGAGGTCAGCACCTTCATCTTCAGACGCAAGTCAAACTGGATTCAGATCCAGATCGAATTGTTGCTGTTCAATGTTCATCCAACATTTAGGCCACAAGAGTTTAGCAAATAATCTAGAAATCTCACAATTCTTGCAATGAAAAACCTACGAAATTCCTACCTCCAAAATGCGCACAACCATTATCTCCCTTTCTTGAATCTTTGACAATGAGATGGTGGTAGAATCTGACAAGTACCAAATTAGCACAAAGTGATGAGCCTACCACTGGCCCACCGCCAGATCCttaaaaaaaatttcagcaatttttctttttttctttgcagATTTTTCTCTTGCTGGAAATGATGTCACGCCGTCGTTTGATGTTCTCTCAAAAACCACCGAGTGGTTACCAAAGTTTGAAGCTGCAGATAGGACCATCACCTATCTCTAAGATCACACCCTAAAAAGATACAAGTAAAAAGAGAATACCGCCTTACAGCGCCATTTATCGACAAAACCAAAAGGCTCAAACAAACCATATGCGTGTGCTTATTGTTCTTCATCATCAACACGATAGCTAAATACATGCATCTTTGCAAGAATACACACTTGTCCGTCGACCACGATTCAGGAAAAATGCTCAAGCTCAGGCCTTGGACACGGTGCAGGCCTTCTTGGAGAACCTGATGGGCTTGGTCTTCTtggcgtcgacgacgacggggcACGTCACGTGCACCTTGTGCGTCACCCGCACGAGCTTGCCGATCACGTAGCCCCGGGAGGTCAGGTCGAAGTCCAGCGTCAGGGGCACCGCCCCGCCTGTGCTGGACAGCATCAGGCTGCCACCGGCGCCGTAGAGGGGTACCTTCTCGCCGTGGATGACCGCAGTCACCATACGGTGGCTCTTCCTCGGTTGGTAGTACCTGCGAAGCTGCGTGTACCACAGGAAGAGAGATCAGTATATCAGATTCAGTGGTTATTCTGTAAGTTTGCAGCGATTCTGAATTTTAATCAACCATTAACGTGGAGGAATATGAATGCAGACAGACGATGAGAACTGGAGGATAAGCATGGATTCAAGTAACAACATGCATGCTGATCTGCTGGACCATTCACATTGTCTTGTTCTGAAGTACTCCAGCTTTGGTACGATTGACTCAACAAAGAATTCTGTGTCACTTAGTCGAACATTTTAATACCTTTGATACAATGGTTTGGGAAAAGATGAATAAAAGGGTCAAGCACTTGGCAAAATGATTTACCGATGCAATCTTCTCTTGAATTGAGGAGTGAAATAGAGAGAAGGAAAGATAATACATGGAATTTACTCATGCAATTTACTTTGTCGGTACGAGTGGTGTAGTATTGTCAGACAATACATGGATAAGAATTAAAAGCAGTTATAAATAGGCAAGGACAGATGACGGATAGATATACCTGGCCGACCGCGATTGAGATCTCTGAATAGATCAGATGAATGGGGCCAGAGGTGACATGAATTCCAAACATTGTAGCAGGGTTGTACACGGATATGTGCAGAGAACAGTTCGTCGTGACCAATTTGGTTGGCACCCCACTGTGGTCTGTGCCTTCACCAGCATAGAAGTCGTCCATCACCAAGCTCTGCGCAAAACAAAAGTGAAAGAAGTTCATGGTTTAGGACAGATTTGAGGCAACCAGCAGACTCAGATCTACGGAGAAGTAAATTTTACTTTTACCATGACAAGTAGCCCAGACCATAAATGCAGACCATAAAGAAAAAACGAATTTCATTATTGAAATGAGTTTGTTTCGCGATAAATCACGTGATGATTAGGAGTTGTAGCGCAAAAAAGTCAGCATGCTAAATGCAGTGCCAGCCAGCAACATCCCCATCAGAACTCATTATCAATCTGCAATGAAATAAATATACTACTGCTGTTTTGACTTTTGTTCAGTCTTCACTGCAGTCCTTTATTTAAGACCAGTATCAGATTCTCATTTCTAATtctacataaataaaacaaatatTGTTTTCCGTTTCAGAAGAACTGGAAATTGTAAGCACAAATTTAACCTGGTTGTTAAGAACCATCAATTGACCTTCTGTAACTTGGAAGTCTTGAACCAATCAACTCTAACCAAAGCTTACTGGCCTTACTggctacccccccccccccccccccccccaattcaCCCATTTACTTATAACCACACGCGCGCACATGAGCAACAAACCAAGTTGCTACTGTTAAATCCCAATCTGCATTCCTCACTCATTCCTCATTAAGTTCCAACACATCACTGTCTAACTGAACCACCAACCAATTCGATGATGTAACCCTTCTCGCCTACCGCAGGAACAGTGAGGCATGAGTCAATTTTAGTAATTGATCGTCAATTGCTCGATTAGGGGGTTAATTACCGACCTTCCAATCCAAAAAGATATTGACTGAATCAGAAACCAACAAAGAGGAACAAGTATTCCATATGCTCAACAGCTCAAAAAGTGAATTAAGCTCAGTCTCCGATGCTCCTAGGATGTATGAATGTGTATACCTTGACGATGACCTCGGGCTCGTACGGCCGCGCGGCGCCCCAGATGATGAGGCAGAAGACGGTGAAGAGCAGTACGAATGTGAGGAAGCCGAGGATGATCTGGCAGCGGCGGGAGAGTCCGctgtcgccggcgaggtccTCGTATGGCCCCTCCTCCTCGATGACGTTGCACTCGGGCCACCCCTTGTCGTTGAGTGCCTTCCGCTccccgccggcaccggcgccgccctTGCGGAGGTTCCCGGAGAAGCGGCtgacggaggaggagcgggagtgGCGGCCGTAGGAGGGGTGCGACGGCGACTCGTTGGGGCTGTTGTACACCGGCGTGGCCTGCATCGACGAGGACTTGTACCCGCCGTCGTGCGACTCCCGCGACGGGCTCTGCACGTAGTAgttgttgccgccgccggcgccgccgccgccacgcttcggcgaccgcggcggcgacgacgccgccAGGCTCGTCACGTCCGACTCCGACTTGGCGTGCATCATCTCCGGCTCCGCCCTCACAATTCCTTCCTTCCTGACCAATCAACCCAAGCCAGCAACACGCGATCAGAACCACAACAGAAACagcaacgccgccgccacgcgGGTTTTGCAGGATTTTTCGATCCAAACGCACCACCACCAACCCCGCTCAGAAATGGAAGCTCCGCGGCGGCGATCTAGCGAACCCGCACGCACCTGCTCGAAGCGTCCGGACGCGCAgccggggtggtggcggcgcaggggGGGTACTGGGGCAGAGCACGCGCCTTCTACTCTGTCTGCCTGGGCACAGCACCGCACAGCACTAAAAGATGGCGGAGGGGGGAGAGCGAGAGCGAGCAGTAACGCACAGAAAGGGCCGGGGCAACCTCCCGCGGGATCCGCTGCGGCCGATGGCGCTGTGTGCTCCACTTGTTGGCCCGGTAGCAAGCGAACGCGTGGCGGGACGGAGGGGGGGAGGGAGCAGGGGATCCGACCAGTTGTTAGGGGAGCACGGCAGCGGAGGTGCGTGGGCTACCGGAGTGTCGGCAGTGACGGGtgagtggagaggagagggaaTGTGTGTGTGGTGGCGCAGGGAATTATGCTTTTGCTGCCTGTATTCCACGCCCCCGTGCCCTCACTTCACTACAGACCTCCAGGGGTATGAGTGCCTGAGTGCCCACCTCTAAGCGCTTTAGGAGACCATCCTTTACATGATTCAGCTCTCGGTACATAACTCATAATATGAATAATTCCACACGATCATCCCATATAATCTTGAAATACGTGTATAAGACTATCTTTTAATCAATAGATagctcttctctctcctattaAAATCATTGTTCACTTAAACGGCCGTTTAGACCGTTTAAACATCGTTTAAATGCAAAATAGAGACCTCCCGTGTTGTTTAGACTCTAAACGGTGAATTAAATGGTTGCACCGTTTAAATCGTTAAAACCGTCTAAACCGTCAAGTTAAATGTGATTAGATGAGCTAAATGATCATTGAATTCATAATTTAGTTAATAGGAGGATTATAGCTGCCACAATCAATACTAAACTAATTAGCATCGTAAGTATATGAAGTGAAGATTATTTGGTAGAATATTTACATTTTACATTTGTAAATATGTAGACTTTCTAGTATATTTGACTTTTATATACATAAATATATGTATTTTAATGTTATTATACAAAACCGTTTAGGTTGTTTAATCCGTTTAAATACCGTTTAAATGGCCTAGATGCTAAATAAAGAATGATCGAGTGTTTACCATTTAGCGTTTAGGATAACATTgattaaaatatgaaaaaatatCCTATAAAGCTAGCTCACATGCGACCATTGAAGGAGGCCTCAGCCACTCACCTGGTGGCTGCTCGGGCTCACTCAGCTGAGATTCTGGTTACTCTTTTTTGAGCTTTAAAAATGCTTGAATTTTGTAGAGATTTTGTACAGTACAGAGTACAGACCTATAAATTTCCTGCATGTTCTTGGTGATGTGCTGTCACGTTGGAGGACTTTTGGGTACTTGCACTGAACCGTTGCTACTGTACTGGGTACTAGGGGACTGACGCCGAGCACGGCTGTCCTTGTTTTGCATCTCTGTAGAATGTCTAGTACACTGCCCAGTGCCCACCATGGCACCATCCAGCCATTCGGAGGGTAATTTGAACTTCCAAATGCCGAttgcaaaattttgaaaatcTACTAAAAGGGGCAATTGTTTGGACCCAACGCGTCGGTGGGTTTCCCGTGATTTTCTACCGGGTCAGGATCATCGATCAGAGTACCAGACTGCTGTCAATCACAGTAGCTGGCtgtttttacctttttttttccagcggTAATAATCACCATAAGAGTTTGGATCCGTAGACCGTAGTACGTCCAGTGATTGATTGACCGTGACGAAGATTTGAATTGATGCGGATTGCCCGTTGCCATCGTTTTTTGTTTCCTTGTGATGAAGTTGACGTCTTGCCTTGTTGGACGGACAGTCTCCGACGATGGAAAGGAGGTATCATATGAGTGTGCGAGTATTGCCGCTCACGTTACTTGCGTTGATTAGCAAAGAAACGAAATGGAGATGGGAGGTTGTTTGCAAGAATTATCCACCTCTAATTGCTTGGCCGCAAttttatctctctctctctctctctcttttgcaGCTTCCATCACAAAgcatttcttctcttcttcagAAGGTGGCACACAGGAACAAGAAGCTGTCATTAATAACtgatcaaaaaaaaaagaaaatctacGAGCAGTTGTGTTCCAATCCTGGCGTTTCTGGCAAGTAACGAACTTTTTCGCACGAGGGGGATGATTCATCTGTTGCGAGGGATAGCGAGGTCCAATCACTCGATCAATCATGTATCGCGCACTCTATCCGATGGGATTCCTTCCTTCTGGTAAAGCTAGCCCATCGGCGTGTGTCGGTCGTGTCAGCTTGTGCCTTTGCCGATGCCATATCCTTTtgccaccttttttttttccttcccattTTCTATGCGACCACGCCTCTGCACCAGGCTAATGGCATGGGGCGCTGCAGAAAAGGAGAGCAACAAAGACAAAGACGCAAAGGTAAGTTGAGAAGTGCAAAAGAACGAGATTGTTTAGGCCATGATCTCCATTGATATCATGTACTTGTGCCTCATAAAAGTTCTTGTACCTGGTGCCGTTCGTTACTTAACTAACTACTCTAATTCAGTGTAGGAAGTAGTAAAGCTTCATATAGTTGATGCGCCCAAGATTGGTGTTCGAATTGGGGAACAATTCTTTATTAGAAAAAAATTGGGGAACGATTCTTCAGTTAGTAGAGAGATCTTGTATGGAGAAAGAGATGTTCTAACTTCGGAGTCTTTACCTTTGAGTCACAGCCATATGAACCTAAATGTGGTGGGATCCGGTGATGATTCATGATACAGGGTCAAAGTTAGAGGAACATCTCCCGTTGTATGATAAGTTGGTAACAATGTTAGAATTATTAGAAAAAGAATTGTACTAGTGGTGGTAAGTATTTTTAACTGCATATATGTCCATCTAATTTGGACTTCCAAATCATAGGGCCAACTTGGATGCCTACTTTGTGTCATTCATCGTGAACTAGTTCCCAATGAATGCACTGACTCCCTAATAACAAAGTGGAAACTGTACTTGCAAAGAAATTATGTCATCTTAAATACGAGACGAGAATACatgtcaccactcaccagtgCGCAAGGATGCAAGTGGGTACCCAATAGTGTTTTCGAGATCAGCTGATTAATTACGATGACATGCCACTCTAATTCATTTCTCCCAAATTATTTACGCAGAATGCCATTTTCGTTCATTTTGTCAACCTTTTAGATCGACCCAATGCCCCAAAATATGTATAACTTGCGTCCCTACCGGTGCGTTAAGGTTAGTTGAAGCGAGACGAGACAAGGCCGCACACTTGGCCATAAATTGACGGCAGCACGGGGAACTCCAAATCTTTCACGACGGAAAATGACCTAGCAACTAACCTGGGGTTTGAAGCCGGCCGTTGCCCGGAGACGTTCAGCCTTCAAATTGACACGCCGCCTACTGCGGGGGGAGAAAGAAGGATCGGTGAGGCTGACGTCCCAACTCCCAGCTCCTTAACCGTTACCCTTGTGCAAACATGCCCCTCCCTCGGATTCTCAACGTGTGGCGGGAAGCC
Above is a genomic segment from Setaria viridis chromosome 4, Setaria_viridis_v4.0, whole genome shotgun sequence containing:
- the LOC117852512 gene encoding NDR1/HIN1-like protein 1; the encoded protein is MMHAKSESDVTSLAASSPPRSPKRGGGGAGGGNNYYVQSPSRESHDGGYKSSSMQATPVYNSPNESPSHPSYGRHSRSSSVSRFSGNLRKGGAGAGGERKALNDKGWPECNVIEEEGPYEDLAGDSGLSRRCQIILGFLTFVLLFTVFCLIIWGAARPYEPEVIVKSLVMDDFYAGEGTDHSGVPTKLVTTNCSLHISVYNPATMFGIHVTSGPIHLIYSEISIAVGQLRRYYQPRKSHRMVTAVIHGEKVPLYGAGGSLMLSSTGGAVPLTLDFDLTSRGYVIGKLVRVTHKVHVTCPVVVDAKKTKPIRFSKKACTVSKA